One window from the genome of Prosthecobacter sp. SYSU 5D2 encodes:
- a CDS encoding cobalamin-independent methionine synthase II family protein yields MKDQPLRTSVIGSYPFPGWLEFSAQHLGQFGSADLAEMQDDATTVAIQDQLAAGLDVITDGEQTRFDFNLSFYGFIEGIALEPASPRRFGPPAHDQRGKHEITGELLAPRGLGAVEEFKRLKRLAERSGKRLKVSVPGPYTLSGRLAPNQQYADRYAITEALLPIVRQEIADLVAAGAEEICVDEPSMSCYGFREDTRRFVDLFNRTVESGYGQARICTHLCFGNFKGHPVGYRKYAPLFPDFLDLHCDEIHVEMANREYAELEIIGEIAKRTDVAVGVIDVKSYYIESPDNVADAVRACLKHAPAERLVLAPDCGLSQTARWAAKQKLANMVAGVAKVKAAL; encoded by the coding sequence ATGAAGGATCAACCTCTGCGTACCTCAGTCATCGGTAGCTACCCTTTTCCTGGGTGGCTGGAATTTTCTGCTCAGCATCTGGGCCAGTTTGGCAGCGCGGATCTGGCGGAGATGCAGGATGATGCGACGACGGTGGCGATCCAGGACCAGCTTGCCGCCGGGCTGGATGTCATCACGGACGGGGAGCAGACGCGGTTTGACTTTAACCTGTCATTTTATGGGTTCATCGAAGGCATCGCATTGGAGCCTGCCAGTCCGCGCCGCTTTGGCCCTCCAGCTCATGATCAGCGCGGGAAGCATGAGATCACCGGAGAACTGCTCGCTCCGCGTGGGCTGGGGGCGGTGGAAGAATTCAAGCGGCTGAAACGGCTGGCTGAGCGATCGGGGAAAAGGCTGAAGGTGAGTGTGCCCGGTCCCTATACCCTGAGCGGGAGGCTTGCGCCTAACCAACAGTATGCTGACCGTTATGCCATTACGGAGGCGCTTCTGCCCATCGTTAGGCAGGAGATCGCGGACCTGGTGGCGGCGGGGGCGGAGGAGATCTGCGTGGATGAACCGAGCATGAGCTGCTATGGATTCCGTGAGGACACGCGGCGTTTTGTGGACCTCTTTAATCGCACGGTGGAAAGCGGCTATGGGCAGGCGCGCATTTGCACGCACCTGTGTTTTGGCAACTTCAAAGGCCATCCGGTGGGCTATCGCAAGTATGCACCCTTGTTCCCGGACTTCCTGGATCTGCATTGCGATGAGATCCATGTGGAGATGGCCAACCGCGAGTATGCAGAGCTGGAGATCATCGGAGAGATCGCCAAACGCACGGATGTGGCCGTGGGGGTGATTGATGTGAAAAGCTATTACATCGAAAGCCCTGACAACGTGGCGGATGCGGTGCGGGCCTGTTTAAAACATGCCCCCGCGGAGCGGTTGGTCTTGGCGCCTGACTGCGGTTTGAGCCAGACGGCGCGATGGGCGGCGAAGCAAAAGCTGGCGAACATGGTCGCCGGAGTGGCGAAGGTGAAAGCGGCTCTGTAG
- a CDS encoding sulfatase, whose amino-acid sequence MFARITTCLLFVSASLLCAAPNVLFIAVDDLRPELGCYGTSFIQSPNIDKLAASSVLFDRAYCQVAVCNPSRNSVLSGFRSDTTTILANNTYLRPALPDVVTLPQHFKNHGYTSLSLGKIFHHSQTEPGDDPQSWSEPSWYQGQPYRHWFTKESEDFIKEMKQRPKKDQPRLIRAKPYEAANEPDDVYPDGQTALKAIETLQRLKSEGKPFFLGVGFVKPHLPFTCPQKYWDLYPEDSIRMPENSAPPEGVPSPALHDLYELRSYGGIPRTGDIDEATALKLIRAYRACVSFMDAQLGRVIDELDRLGLRENTIIVLWGDHGYHLGEQGLFTKMTNFELGTRVPLLVSAPGMKAPGQKSRALVELVDLYPTLAELAGLPVADSLEGSSLAPLLDTPDRPWKKAAFSVYLRRGPEGYKGRSIRTDRWRYTEWKTPKGKDAGTELYDHDNDPKETVNLAADAKHAETVQQLSAQLAAGWKEAVPAP is encoded by the coding sequence ATGTTCGCCCGGATCACCACCTGCCTCCTTTTCGTTTCCGCCTCGCTTCTTTGCGCGGCACCGAATGTGCTGTTCATCGCGGTGGATGATCTTCGTCCCGAACTGGGGTGTTATGGCACCAGCTTCATTCAGTCGCCTAACATTGACAAGCTGGCCGCCAGCAGCGTGCTTTTTGATCGAGCTTACTGCCAGGTGGCTGTGTGCAATCCCTCACGCAACAGTGTGCTCAGCGGCTTTCGATCCGATACCACCACCATCCTGGCCAACAACACCTACCTCCGCCCCGCCCTGCCGGATGTGGTGACGCTGCCGCAGCATTTCAAAAACCACGGCTACACTTCGCTCTCGCTCGGCAAGATTTTCCATCACAGCCAGACCGAACCTGGTGATGATCCGCAAAGCTGGAGCGAACCCTCCTGGTACCAGGGCCAGCCCTACCGCCATTGGTTCACCAAGGAATCCGAGGACTTCATCAAAGAGATGAAACAAAGGCCCAAAAAGGACCAGCCCCGGCTCATCCGGGCCAAACCTTATGAAGCGGCCAATGAGCCTGACGATGTGTATCCCGACGGCCAGACCGCCCTCAAAGCCATCGAGACACTTCAGCGTCTGAAAAGTGAAGGCAAACCTTTCTTTCTCGGCGTCGGTTTTGTGAAGCCGCACCTGCCTTTCACCTGCCCGCAAAAGTACTGGGACCTGTATCCCGAAGACAGCATCCGCATGCCGGAAAACTCCGCCCCGCCAGAAGGTGTTCCCTCCCCTGCCCTGCATGATCTATACGAGCTGCGCAGCTACGGCGGCATCCCTCGTACCGGTGACATTGACGAAGCCACAGCGCTGAAACTCATCCGTGCCTACCGCGCCTGTGTCAGCTTCATGGATGCCCAGTTAGGCCGTGTCATTGACGAGCTGGACCGCCTCGGTCTTCGCGAGAATACCATCATCGTTTTGTGGGGTGACCATGGTTATCATCTGGGGGAACAGGGCCTCTTCACCAAGATGACCAACTTTGAACTCGGCACCCGCGTGCCCTTGCTCGTCAGCGCCCCCGGCATGAAAGCCCCGGGCCAGAAAAGCCGCGCCTTGGTGGAGCTGGTGGACCTTTACCCCACCCTGGCCGAACTCGCCGGACTGCCCGTTGCGGATTCCCTGGAAGGCAGCAGCCTTGCCCCCCTGCTGGACACACCGGACCGCCCTTGGAAAAAGGCCGCCTTCAGTGTGTATCTGCGTCGCGGGCCGGAAGGCTACAAAGGCCGCAGCATCCGCACCGACCGCTGGCGCTACACCGAATGGAAAACCCCCAAAGGCAAGGACGCCGGCACCGAGCTGTATGACCATGATAATGATCCCAAGGAGACCGTGAACCTGGCCGCAGATGCCAAGCACGCCGAGACTGTGCAGCAACTGTCCGCCCAGCTTGCAGCAGGCTGGAAAGAGGCCGTCCCGGCACCTTGA
- a CDS encoding NAD(P)H-dependent glycerol-3-phosphate dehydrogenase — protein sequence MPAPLPYTNALVIGAGSWGTALTAVLAERGLKVQFWGRDPALMEEIQTTRRNSRYLPGLVLPPSIHATANAAELKPADLAVFVVPSKAVRETAASMAALPALQSVRVIISCAKGIEMDSGKRLTEILAESFASTPLAVLTGPNHAEEVSQRMATAAVVACEQEDIAREVQGCFTLPWFRTYTSDDVTGVEWAGAMKNPYAIAAGIALGLKLGDNAIAALVTRALAEMVRMGIAMGGRAESFMGLGGVGDLMATCYSEHSRNHRVGRLIGEGMPLQEIMSSTRMVAEGVPNTASLHRAAKTKGVRTPLLDEIYAILYEDKPAKDAMRALLSRDPRAENE from the coding sequence ATGCCTGCCCCCCTGCCCTACACCAACGCCCTCGTCATCGGAGCCGGAAGCTGGGGGACGGCGCTCACCGCTGTCCTGGCCGAGCGAGGCCTTAAGGTTCAGTTTTGGGGCCGCGACCCGGCGCTGATGGAAGAGATCCAGACCACCCGCCGGAACTCCCGTTACCTGCCCGGCCTGGTGCTGCCACCCAGCATCCATGCCACGGCCAATGCGGCCGAATTAAAGCCAGCCGACCTGGCGGTGTTTGTCGTGCCTTCCAAAGCCGTTCGCGAGACCGCCGCCAGCATGGCCGCCCTCCCCGCTTTGCAGTCCGTCCGTGTCATCATCTCCTGCGCGAAGGGCATCGAGATGGACAGCGGCAAGCGGCTGACTGAGATCCTGGCGGAATCTTTTGCTTCCACCCCGCTGGCTGTGCTCACGGGCCCGAATCATGCCGAGGAAGTCTCCCAAAGGATGGCCACGGCGGCCGTCGTTGCCTGTGAACAGGAAGACATCGCCCGTGAGGTGCAGGGCTGTTTCACCCTGCCCTGGTTCCGCACTTATACCAGCGATGACGTCACCGGAGTGGAGTGGGCCGGTGCCATGAAAAACCCCTACGCCATTGCCGCCGGCATCGCCCTCGGTTTGAAGCTGGGGGACAATGCTATCGCCGCCCTCGTCACCCGTGCCCTTGCGGAGATGGTGCGCATGGGCATCGCCATGGGTGGCCGTGCCGAATCCTTCATGGGCCTCGGCGGCGTGGGGGATCTCATGGCCACCTGTTACTCCGAGCACAGCCGCAACCACCGCGTGGGCCGGCTCATTGGTGAAGGCATGCCGCTTCAGGAAATCATGTCCAGCACCCGCATGGTGGCCGAGGGCGTGCCCAACACCGCCAGTCTTCACCGCGCCGCCAAAACCAAAGGCGTCCGCACCCCCCTGCTGGATGAAATCTACGCCATCCTCTATGAGGACAAGCCCGCCAAAGACGCCATGCGCGCCCTCCTCTCCCGCGATCCACGGGCAGAAAACGAGTAA
- the tdh gene encoding L-threonine 3-dehydrogenase, which produces MKALVKAHAERGLWLQDVPEPEVGINDVLIKVRKTGICGTDLHIYKWDAWAQKTIPAPMVVGHEFVGEVIRVGSNVSDFHPGEIVSAEGHVVCGRCRNCLAGRRHLCKDTVGIGVNRTGAFAEYISVPMTNVWHHREGVDEEVASIFDPFGNAVHTALAFECLGEDVLITGAGPIGIMAIPVVRHAGARHVVITDVNDYRLDLARQMGATVAVNVQTQNLTDVQKQLGMKEGFDVGLEMSGNASAFRNMIDNMCHGGKIAMLGIPSESISIDWNKVIFNMLTIKGIYGREMYETWYQMSVMLECGLNIKPVITHRFHYTDFEQGFAAMESGHCGKVVLDWSH; this is translated from the coding sequence ATGAAAGCACTTGTCAAAGCCCATGCAGAACGCGGCCTCTGGCTGCAAGACGTGCCTGAACCTGAGGTGGGCATCAATGATGTGCTCATCAAGGTGCGCAAAACCGGCATTTGCGGCACCGACCTCCACATTTATAAATGGGATGCGTGGGCGCAAAAGACCATCCCGGCACCCATGGTGGTGGGGCATGAGTTTGTGGGAGAGGTCATCCGCGTCGGATCCAATGTCTCCGACTTCCACCCCGGTGAAATCGTCAGCGCCGAAGGCCATGTCGTCTGTGGCCGCTGCCGCAACTGCCTGGCCGGCCGCCGTCATTTGTGCAAGGACACCGTCGGCATCGGCGTGAACCGCACGGGAGCCTTTGCCGAATACATCAGTGTGCCGATGACCAACGTCTGGCATCACCGCGAAGGGGTGGATGAGGAAGTGGCGTCCATCTTTGATCCCTTTGGCAATGCCGTCCACACCGCCCTGGCCTTTGAATGCCTGGGGGAGGACGTGCTGATCACCGGAGCAGGCCCCATCGGCATCATGGCCATCCCTGTGGTTAGGCACGCAGGCGCACGCCACGTCGTCATCACCGATGTGAACGACTATCGCCTGGACCTCGCCCGCCAGATGGGCGCGACAGTTGCCGTCAATGTGCAGACGCAAAACCTGACCGATGTGCAAAAGCAGCTCGGCATGAAGGAGGGTTTTGATGTCGGCCTGGAGATGAGCGGCAATGCCTCCGCCTTCCGCAATATGATTGATAACATGTGCCATGGCGGCAAGATCGCCATGCTCGGCATCCCGTCGGAATCCATCAGCATTGACTGGAACAAGGTCATTTTCAACATGCTCACTATCAAAGGCATCTATGGCCGGGAGATGTATGAAACCTGGTACCAGATGAGTGTCATGCTGGAATGCGGACTGAACATCAAGCCCGTCATCACCCATCGTTTTCATTACACCGACTTTGAACAGGGTTTTGCGGCAATGGAGTCTGGTCATTGCGGCAAGGTTGTGCTGGACTGGAGCCACTAA